One window from the genome of Pseudanabaena yagii GIHE-NHR1 encodes:
- a CDS encoding ATP-binding protein, whose product MFNLFKKRLLLQLVGYFSILSIVTVLLVAVSANVRSRDALRRSAIDRLDVATSLKESQVTQWVDNQRRDVILMTQLPDFLVNAEITFTKDRESPEFKTAIESLRKFMTDVSSVKPNIRQISILTNNGITIVSTDKQKEGKYQPLGNTTTYFTRDQSRVIVPNFYISPISGKGAMTFAAPLSNKAGDRIGVVAVDLDLQGVDDIIRQNTGLGNSGETYVVGRLAAKNILLSGAGADNQEVAKDIKSEGINAAAQGKDGEGLYRNYKNVPVLGSFVWIDNLNLALLAEISQSEAFEPADRLARDILLIGLSSAGILLTAVYLIARRISQPILAIADAANQVSGGNLNSQAPVLTEDEIGILAIAFNQMTSQLKNSGEQLADYSRTLEQKVEQRTSEIKAIIDNMVDGLVVVDGEDRITQFNPAIAGMIGVSSKAIANAETYKEIFRAEEISSIINSTRENPRQVFSAEFALPDRRTGKAVATSIFREIDRVSGSSDVVQHDHGSSNVAVESSAVSTLGVAYLGTVILIRDITAEKEVDRMKTDFISTVSHELRTPLTSVLGFAKLIQKKLDESIFPLIQTDDKKVKRSVRQVSENIEIIVSEGTRLTKLINEVLDVAKIEAGKMQWNMDTLSITEVIDRAFSATSALFEQKGLAPIREIATDLPNIYGDKDRLIQVVINLISNAVKFTEKGSITCRVKHDHQSITVSVVDQGVGISESDQPKVFEKFKQVGDTLTDKPQGTGLGLPISREIIEHHGGRIWVESELGKGSTFSFTLPIQKTTEGDGKAPIPSINFEVLVEQLKKRVTFDRQSEEPNTEGVSKKILVIDDDSSIRSLLRQELEAKGYTVYEADNGQTALSKVREVRPDLITLDIIMQGINGYDVASILKSDPVTLDIPIIIVSVLDDKNQGFHLGIDSYVTKPVDMVILLREVDLLLTNKSATGKRILIVDDNFVSISLLVEMLQNQGFVPTTISPQDDLRANVIASQPDIIIASTKLAQQVQSLRAEQSMKHIRFLLISEG is encoded by the coding sequence ATGTTTAACCTATTTAAGAAACGTTTGCTGCTCCAACTTGTGGGCTATTTCTCGATTCTATCGATCGTGACCGTTTTACTCGTAGCTGTCAGTGCCAATGTCCGCAGTCGTGATGCCCTCAGGCGCTCAGCAATTGATCGTCTCGATGTTGCCACATCACTTAAGGAATCTCAGGTTACTCAATGGGTTGACAATCAGCGTCGTGATGTAATCTTGATGACCCAGTTGCCAGATTTCTTAGTGAACGCGGAAATTACTTTTACTAAAGATCGTGAATCCCCAGAATTTAAAACTGCTATTGAATCACTACGCAAGTTTATGACAGATGTCTCATCTGTCAAGCCGAACATTCGCCAAATTTCTATTCTCACGAATAACGGGATTACAATCGTCTCTACGGATAAACAAAAGGAAGGAAAATATCAGCCCTTAGGTAATACAACCACCTACTTTACCCGTGACCAATCGCGTGTGATCGTTCCCAACTTCTATATTTCCCCAATTTCAGGCAAGGGGGCAATGACCTTTGCTGCACCTTTATCGAACAAAGCTGGTGATCGCATTGGGGTGGTAGCAGTTGACCTTGATCTCCAAGGTGTTGATGACATTATTCGCCAAAATACAGGTTTAGGAAATAGTGGTGAAACCTATGTCGTAGGTAGATTAGCTGCCAAAAATATTCTGCTTTCGGGGGCAGGTGCCGATAATCAGGAAGTTGCTAAAGATATTAAGAGCGAAGGAATTAATGCCGCCGCCCAAGGTAAGGATGGCGAAGGTCTGTATCGAAACTATAAAAATGTACCTGTATTGGGAAGCTTCGTGTGGATTGATAATCTCAATCTCGCTTTGCTAGCGGAAATATCGCAGTCAGAAGCTTTCGAGCCTGCGGATCGCCTTGCACGGGATATCTTACTGATTGGATTAAGTTCCGCTGGTATTTTATTGACGGCAGTATACTTGATTGCCCGTCGGATTTCTCAACCAATTCTAGCGATCGCTGATGCCGCAAACCAAGTTTCGGGTGGTAATTTGAATTCGCAAGCACCAGTTCTGACTGAGGATGAAATTGGCATTTTGGCGATCGCGTTTAATCAAATGACATCGCAACTAAAAAATTCGGGGGAACAGCTTGCGGACTATAGCCGTACCCTAGAGCAGAAGGTCGAGCAACGAACTAGTGAAATCAAAGCGATTATCGATAACATGGTCGATGGTCTTGTGGTAGTTGATGGTGAGGATCGGATTACTCAATTTAACCCCGCGATCGCTGGCATGATTGGGGTAAGCAGTAAAGCGATCGCTAATGCAGAAACTTATAAAGAAATCTTTAGAGCGGAAGAAATTTCCTCAATTATTAATAGTACTAGGGAAAATCCACGACAAGTCTTTAGTGCTGAGTTCGCTTTGCCTGATCGTCGTACAGGAAAAGCCGTGGCAACTTCAATTTTTAGGGAAATTGATAGAGTATCTGGTAGTAGTGACGTTGTCCAGCATGATCATGGATCGTCTAATGTGGCAGTCGAAAGCTCGGCGGTATCTACATTAGGAGTAGCTTATCTCGGTACGGTCATCCTAATTCGTGATATTACAGCCGAGAAAGAAGTAGACCGCATGAAAACAGACTTCATCTCGACCGTATCCCATGAATTACGCACACCACTCACTTCTGTACTAGGCTTTGCCAAATTAATTCAGAAAAAACTAGATGAATCCATTTTCCCATTAATTCAAACCGATGATAAGAAAGTAAAGAGAAGTGTTCGTCAAGTTTCGGAAAATATTGAAATTATTGTTTCAGAAGGAACCCGACTCACTAAGTTAATTAATGAAGTCCTCGATGTTGCCAAAATCGAAGCAGGGAAGATGCAATGGAACATGGATACCTTGTCCATTACTGAAGTAATTGATCGTGCTTTTTCCGCAACTTCAGCATTGTTTGAGCAAAAGGGGTTAGCCCCAATCCGAGAAATTGCGACCGATTTACCCAATATCTATGGTGATAAGGATCGATTGATTCAAGTAGTCATCAACTTAATCTCCAATGCAGTGAAATTTACTGAAAAAGGCAGTATCACCTGTCGCGTGAAGCATGATCACCAATCGATTACAGTTAGTGTTGTCGATCAGGGTGTGGGCATTTCTGAATCCGATCAACCTAAGGTATTTGAGAAGTTTAAGCAGGTTGGCGACACCTTGACTGATAAGCCCCAAGGTACTGGTTTGGGATTACCAATTTCGCGGGAAATCATTGAACATCATGGCGGCAGAATTTGGGTTGAAAGTGAGTTGGGTAAAGGTAGTACCTTCTCATTTACATTGCCAATTCAGAAAACGACAGAAGGGGATGGCAAAGCTCCAATTCCTTCAATAAACTTTGAGGTTCTTGTCGAGCAGCTCAAAAAGAGAGTAACGTTTGATCGGCAATCTGAAGAGCCGAATACTGAGGGAGTATCGAAAAAAATCTTAGTGATTGATGATGATTCTAGTATTCGCAGTCTCCTAAGACAGGAACTAGAAGCTAAAGGATATACTGTCTATGAGGCTGATAATGGACAAACTGCCCTTTCTAAAGTTCGTGAAGTTCGTCCAGATTTGATTACTCTCGACATTATCATGCAGGGGATTAATGGTTATGATGTGGCTTCCATTCTAAAATCCGATCCCGTAACCCTAGATATTCCTATTATTATTGTGTCGGTGCTGGATGATAAGAATCAAGGCTTCCATTTAGGAATTGATAGTTATGTAACGAAGCCCGTTGACATGGTAATTCTATTGCGAGAAGTTGATTTGTTATTGACTAACAAATCCGCTACGGGCAAAAGGATTCTCATCGTTGATGATAACTTTGTCTCGATTAGCCTATTAGTAGAAATGCTGCAAAATCAGGGCTTTGTCCCTACTACCATTTCTCCTCAAGATGATTTACGGGCAAATGTCATCGCATCTCAGCCCGATATCATCATTGCTAGTACTAAACTAGCGCAGCAAGTACAGTCTCTACGTGCTGAACAGAGTATGAAACATATTCGCTTTTTGTTAATTTCTGAAGGATAA